TAATGACACCAAGGATTCAATGGGAAACAAAATCACTAACAGTGAAATCAAACAAGCGCGTGCTACTTTGAATAAGGCCGGCATCCAAGCAGGGGCTTTCTCAGATTCAGATATCAAAGGCTTCATTAAGCAAGCTTCAGATCCAACTAGTGGTGGATTGGTCCAAGTAGTCCAAGACTTTATTAATACAGGTAAATAACTATGGTTGATTACGAAGTACTACTCGAGCAAGTACGGAGCGGTGAAATTACTGAGTTTGTTGTTAACAATGCCGACTTCCCAGCTTTCCACAAAGTTTGGCAAGGATATTCATACCAAAACCAAATTCGTGGTGAGGCCACCCGTGGCGGGGTTGTGACTTATACACGCTTGGAAACAAATTAATTAAAGTGAAATGGAGTGCGACAGAATTTGTCGCGCTCCATTTTTTTATGAAGTTCATGAAGCAGCTTCCCGTCCACCATCGCGAGCATAGTGGAGGAATACACTTGTAACCAAAATAATTCACATTTGAAACGATGCTTGGCATGGATTTACTGAAAAGTGTGGTTAGTCTAGTACTAATACGAACTGCGATATCAGTAATCGCAAAGGGTGCGTTGATGTTGTGCTTGAAAGCCTTTTCATTATTGGTATATAAACTTTTTGAAGATTCTGTGAAATTAATCAAAATGGGCTATTTTGCACAGAAAACCCCTTGTAAAACGTTTACATTTTAGTTATCATTAGTTCATAAGGTTTGGCGAACCATCATCTGATGGGTTTTCGCCCCTATCTAAAATGTGCATAAACAAGGAGAATTAATATTATGGAATCACGTAACTTTCACGTTGTAGCAGAAACTGGTATCCACGCTCGTCCAGCAACCCTTTTGGTGCAAAGCGCATCTAAGTTCGGTGCTGACATCACTCTTTCATACGAAGGTAAGGATGTTAACTTGAAGTCAATCATGGGTGTTATGTCACTCGGTGTTGGCCAAGGAGCTGACGTTACTATCTCAGCTACTGGGGATGACGAAGCTGATGCAATCGCAGCGATTGTTGACACTATGAAAAAGGAAGGCCTTTCAG
This is a stretch of genomic DNA from Periweissella cryptocerci. It encodes these proteins:
- a CDS encoding phosphocarrier protein HPr, with the protein product MESRNFHVVAETGIHARPATLLVQSASKFGADITLSYEGKDVNLKSIMGVMSLGVGQGADVTISATGDDEADAIAAIVDTMKKEGLSE